Proteins from a single region of Streptomyces sp. HUAS 15-9:
- a CDS encoding SigE family RNA polymerase sigma factor — protein sequence MAEVLELSAATRGTALRPPRAVLRPRMPGAPGGMPVIAPMPAARPARIPDQRDGADESAVAGTTVDHLTETYRAHYRSLLGLAALLLDDTASCEDVVQEAFIRVHSARKRVRDPEKTLAYLRQTVVNLSRSALRRRILGLKILSKPMPDMASAEEGAYDQLERDSLIKAMKGLQRRQREVLVLRYFADMTEAQVAETLGISLGSVKAYGSRGIAALRVAMEAPA from the coding sequence GTGGCAGAGGTACTCGAACTCAGTGCGGCGACCCGCGGTACGGCCCTTCGGCCGCCCCGCGCGGTGTTGCGGCCCCGCATGCCCGGTGCGCCCGGCGGCATGCCGGTGATCGCGCCCATGCCCGCAGCGCGGCCCGCCCGCATACCCGACCAGCGTGACGGCGCCGACGAGTCCGCGGTGGCCGGCACGACCGTCGACCACCTCACCGAGACCTACCGGGCGCACTACCGCTCGCTGCTCGGCCTCGCCGCGCTCCTCCTCGACGACACCGCCTCCTGCGAGGACGTCGTCCAGGAGGCCTTCATCCGCGTCCACTCGGCCCGCAAGCGCGTCCGGGACCCGGAGAAGACCCTCGCCTATCTCCGCCAGACGGTCGTCAACCTCTCCCGCTCGGCCCTGCGCCGCCGCATCCTCGGCCTGAAGATCCTCTCCAAGCCGATGCCGGACATGGCGAGCGCCGAGGAGGGCGCCTACGACCAGCTGGAGCGCGACTCCCTCATCAAGGCGATGAAGGGCCTGCAACGCCGCCAGCGCGAGGTCCTGGTCCTGCGCTACTTCGCGGACATGACCGAGGCGCAGGTCGCCGAGACGCTCGGGATATCCCTGGGCTCGGTCAAGGCGTACGGCTCGCGCGGCATCGCGGCGCTGCGCGTGGCGATGGAGGCACCGGCATGA
- a CDS encoding GntR family transcriptional regulator, which yields MPGNGAVTRSTLRQQIADALRDEVLAGRLQPGRAFTVKEIADQYGVSATPVREALVDLSAQGILEADQHRGFRVPEYSLDDYRGMIEARSLVTDSMFQALVDGRKPFADPEEPRTAKALAAVRRRGEEAQRASAAGDLTVLIGYDLRFWRELGALFGNPYLADFLNRLRVQSWVCAVQHLRRLPDLRGRLWSGHTELVDALARRDPAGARAIVAGYNAHALALIERLAAG from the coding sequence ATGCCCGGCAACGGTGCCGTGACCCGCAGTACCTTGCGGCAGCAGATCGCGGACGCGCTTCGTGACGAGGTGCTGGCCGGCCGGCTCCAGCCGGGCCGGGCGTTCACGGTCAAGGAGATCGCCGACCAGTACGGGGTCTCGGCGACGCCGGTCCGTGAGGCGCTGGTCGACCTGTCCGCGCAGGGCATCCTGGAGGCGGACCAGCACCGCGGCTTCCGCGTCCCGGAGTACTCGCTCGACGACTACCGCGGCATGATCGAGGCGCGCAGCCTGGTCACCGACAGCATGTTCCAGGCCCTCGTCGACGGCCGCAAGCCGTTCGCCGACCCCGAGGAGCCCCGTACGGCGAAAGCCCTCGCCGCGGTCCGGCGGCGCGGCGAGGAGGCCCAGCGCGCGTCCGCCGCCGGTGACCTGACCGTGCTGATCGGCTACGACCTGCGCTTCTGGCGGGAGTTGGGCGCCCTGTTCGGCAACCCCTATCTCGCCGACTTCCTGAACCGGCTGCGCGTCCAGTCCTGGGTGTGCGCGGTGCAGCACCTGCGCCGCCTGCCCGATCTGCGCGGCCGCCTGTGGTCCGGGCACACCGAACTGGTGGACGCCCTGGCCCGCCGGGACCCCGCGGGCGCCCGAGCGATCGTCGCCGGGTACAACGCGCACGCCCTCGCCCTCATCGAGCGGCTGGCGGCCGGATGA
- a CDS encoding aspartate aminotransferase family protein — translation MTPQPNPEAGAAVKAADRAHVFHSWSAQELIDPLAVAGAEGSYFWDYDGKRYLDFTSGLVYTNIGYQHPKVVAAIQEQAARLTTFAPAFAVEARSEAARLIAERTPGDLDKIFFTNGGADAVEHAVRMARLHTGRAKVLSAYRSYHGGTQQAVNITGDPRRWPSDSATAGVVHFWAPYLYRSRFYAETEEQECARALEHLETTIAFEGPGTIAAIVLETIPGTAGIMVPPPGYLAGVRELCDTYGIVFVLDEVMAGFGRTGEWFASDLFDVVPDLMTFAKGVNSGYVPLGGVAISGKIAETFGKRAYPGGLTYSGHPLACAAAVATINVMAEDGVVTNAKNLGASVVEPGLRALAERHPSVGEVRGVGMFWALDLVKNRETREPLVPYNAAGEANAPMAAFGAAAKKNGLWPFVNMNRTHIVPPCNVSEAELKEGLAALDVALSVADEYTV, via the coding sequence ATGACCCCTCAGCCGAATCCCGAAGCCGGCGCCGCCGTGAAGGCCGCGGACCGTGCACACGTCTTCCACTCCTGGTCCGCCCAGGAGCTCATAGACCCGCTCGCCGTGGCCGGCGCCGAGGGGTCGTACTTCTGGGACTACGACGGCAAGCGCTACCTCGACTTCACGAGCGGGCTCGTCTACACCAACATCGGCTACCAGCACCCGAAGGTCGTCGCCGCGATCCAGGAGCAGGCCGCACGCCTGACCACCTTCGCGCCCGCCTTCGCCGTCGAGGCGCGCTCGGAGGCGGCCCGGCTGATCGCCGAGCGGACGCCGGGCGACCTGGACAAGATCTTCTTCACCAACGGCGGCGCGGACGCCGTCGAGCACGCGGTGCGCATGGCCCGGCTGCACACGGGCCGCGCGAAGGTGCTGTCGGCGTACCGCTCGTACCACGGCGGTACGCAGCAGGCGGTGAACATCACCGGTGACCCGCGCCGCTGGCCCTCCGACAGCGCCACCGCCGGTGTCGTCCACTTCTGGGCGCCCTACCTCTACCGCTCCCGCTTCTACGCGGAGACCGAGGAGCAGGAGTGCGCGCGGGCCCTGGAGCACCTGGAGACGACGATCGCCTTCGAGGGTCCCGGCACCATCGCCGCGATCGTCCTGGAGACGATTCCGGGCACCGCGGGGATCATGGTTCCGCCGCCCGGCTATCTCGCGGGCGTGCGGGAGCTGTGCGACACGTACGGGATCGTGTTCGTCCTGGACGAGGTCATGGCCGGGTTCGGACGCACCGGTGAGTGGTTCGCGTCCGACCTGTTCGATGTCGTGCCCGACCTGATGACCTTCGCCAAGGGCGTGAACTCCGGATATGTGCCGCTCGGCGGTGTCGCCATCTCCGGGAAGATCGCGGAGACCTTCGGCAAGCGGGCCTACCCGGGCGGTCTGACGTACTCCGGCCATCCGCTGGCCTGCGCCGCCGCCGTCGCCACCATCAATGTGATGGCGGAGGACGGTGTCGTCACCAACGCGAAGAACCTGGGCGCGAGCGTCGTGGAACCCGGCCTGCGCGCGCTGGCCGAGCGGCACCCGAGCGTCGGCGAGGTGCGCGGCGTGGGCATGTTCTGGGCCCTCGACCTGGTGAAGAACCGGGAGACCCGGGAGCCGCTGGTGCCGTACAACGCGGCGGGCGAAGCGAACGCGCCGATGGCCGCCTTCGGTGCCGCCGCGAAGAAGAACGGCCTGTGGCCCTTCGTCAACATGAACCGCACGCACATCGTGCCTCCCTGCAACGTGAGCGAGGCCGAGCTGAAGGAGGGCCTCGCGGCCCTGGACGTCGCGCTGAGCGTGGCCGACGAATACACGGTGTGA
- a CDS encoding aspartate kinase — MGLVVQKYGGSSVADAEGIKRVAKRIVEAKKNGNQVVVVVSAMGDTTDELIDLAEQVSPMPVGREFDMLLTAGERISMALLAMAIKNLGHEAQSFTGSQAGVITDSVHNKARIIDVTPGRIRDSLDKGNIAIVAGFQGVSQDKKDITTLGRGGSDTTAVALAAALDAEVCEIYTDVDGVFTADPRVVKKAKKIDWIAFEDMLELAASGSKVLLHRCVEYARRYNIPIHVRSSFSGLQGTWVSSEPIEQGDKKVEQAIISGVAHDTSEAKITVVGVPDKPGEAASIFRAIADAEINIDMVVQNVSAASTGLTDISFTLPKTEGRKAIDALEKSKAGIGFDSLRYDDQIGKISLVGAGMKTNPGVTASFFEALSDAGVNIELISTSEIRISVVTRADDVSEAVRAVHTAFGLDSDTDEAVVYGGTGR, encoded by the coding sequence GTGGGCCTTGTCGTGCAGAAGTACGGAGGCTCCTCCGTAGCCGATGCCGAGGGCATCAAGCGCGTCGCCAAGCGGATCGTGGAAGCGAAGAAGAACGGCAACCAGGTGGTTGTCGTCGTTTCCGCGATGGGCGACACGACGGACGAGCTGATCGATCTCGCCGAGCAGGTGTCTCCGATGCCTGTCGGGCGTGAGTTCGACATGCTGCTGACCGCCGGAGAGAGGATCTCCATGGCCCTGCTGGCCATGGCGATCAAAAACCTGGGCCACGAGGCCCAGTCCTTCACCGGCAGCCAGGCAGGCGTCATCACCGACTCGGTCCACAACAAAGCCCGGATCATCGACGTCACGCCGGGCCGGATCCGGGACTCCCTGGACAAGGGCAACATCGCGATCGTCGCCGGGTTCCAGGGCGTCAGCCAGGACAAGAAGGACATCACCACGCTCGGGCGCGGCGGGTCCGACACCACGGCGGTGGCCCTCGCGGCCGCGCTGGACGCCGAGGTCTGCGAGATCTACACCGACGTCGACGGCGTGTTCACCGCCGACCCCCGTGTGGTGAAGAAGGCGAAGAAGATCGACTGGATCGCCTTCGAGGACATGCTGGAGCTCGCCGCCTCCGGCTCCAAGGTGCTGCTCCACCGCTGCGTGGAGTACGCGCGCCGTTACAACATCCCGATCCACGTCCGCTCCTCGTTCAGCGGGCTGCAGGGCACGTGGGTCAGCAGCGAGCCGATCGAGCAAGGGGACAAGAAGGTGGAGCAGGCCATCATCTCGGGTGTCGCGCACGACACCTCCGAGGCCAAGATCACGGTTGTCGGTGTGCCGGACAAGCCCGGCGAGGCCGCCTCCATCTTCCGCGCGATCGCCGACGCCGAGATCAACATCGACATGGTCGTGCAGAACGTGTCCGCCGCCTCCACGGGCCTGACGGACATCTCCTTCACGCTGCCGAAGACCGAGGGCCGCAAGGCCATCGACGCCCTGGAGAAGAGCAAGGCCGGCATCGGCTTCGACTCGCTGCGCTACGACGACCAGATCGGCAAGATCTCCCTGGTCGGCGCGGGCATGAAGACCAACCCGGGCGTCACCGCCTCCTTCTTCGAGGCGCTGTCCGACGCGGGGGTGAACATCGAGCTGATCTCCACCTCGGAGATCCGTATCTCGGTCGTCACCCGCGCCGACGACGTGTCGGAGGCGGTCCGGGCCGTGCACACCGCCTTCGGGCTCGACTCCGACACCGACGAGGCGGTCGTGTACGGAGGCACCGGCCGCTGA
- a CDS encoding serine/threonine-protein kinase, with amino-acid sequence MEKLGPGDPQRIGAYRLLARLGAGGMGHVYLARSDRGRTVAVKLVREELAEQEEFRARFRQEVQAARRVGGHWTAPVLDADTEAAVPWVATGYVAGPSLQQVVGHDHGALPERSVRILAAGLAHALKDIHAAGIVHRDLKPSNVLVTIDGPRVIDFGIARALETLAGDGLTRTGSLVGSPGFMAPEQVRGDRITPACDVFCLGSVLAYAATGKLPFGTANSGVHALMFRIAQEEPDLESVPEGIADLVRDCLKKDPAARPTLDRILERTGAEDTVSGGRSRDPWLPGALVAQLGRHAVQLLEAEDPEGAAEGPAGADSRSAPPASPAPPASVPGRPAPGPGGDGTPDPAPAWIHKQTPAPGSPPGTPPRPAPPPSTRPPPTTPPRRPRPGTRAPTAADRGSTTCPPWSPRARRPRRVRPRSTRRTATRSSTRSPPPTAIRSSPAPVPGPVPGSRTTRTRAASARPRRTARRRWARPRRTDPAAFRRGSRARAAGPRHSSW; translated from the coding sequence ATGGAGAAGCTCGGGCCCGGTGACCCGCAGCGCATCGGCGCGTACCGGCTGCTGGCTCGGCTCGGCGCGGGCGGCATGGGGCATGTGTATCTGGCCCGGTCGGACCGGGGCCGTACCGTCGCCGTGAAGCTGGTGCGCGAGGAGCTCGCCGAGCAGGAGGAGTTCCGGGCCCGGTTCCGACAGGAGGTGCAGGCCGCGCGCAGGGTCGGCGGCCACTGGACCGCACCCGTGCTGGACGCGGACACCGAGGCCGCCGTGCCGTGGGTGGCCACCGGGTATGTCGCCGGACCCAGCCTCCAGCAGGTGGTCGGGCACGACCACGGAGCGCTGCCCGAGCGTTCGGTACGGATCCTGGCGGCCGGGCTCGCGCACGCGCTCAAGGACATCCACGCCGCCGGGATCGTGCACCGTGACCTCAAGCCGTCCAACGTGCTGGTGACCATCGACGGGCCGCGTGTCATCGACTTCGGTATCGCGCGGGCCCTGGAGACCCTGGCCGGGGACGGGCTCACCCGCACCGGCTCCCTGGTCGGCTCGCCCGGCTTCATGGCGCCCGAGCAGGTGCGCGGCGACCGGATCACGCCCGCCTGCGACGTCTTCTGCCTCGGCTCCGTGCTCGCCTACGCGGCGACCGGCAAGCTTCCCTTCGGCACCGCCAACAGCGGGGTGCACGCCCTGATGTTCCGGATCGCCCAGGAGGAGCCCGACCTGGAGAGCGTGCCCGAGGGCATCGCCGACCTGGTGCGCGACTGTCTGAAGAAGGACCCGGCCGCCCGGCCGACGCTGGACCGGATCCTGGAGCGCACCGGCGCCGAGGACACGGTGTCCGGAGGCCGCTCGCGGGACCCGTGGCTGCCGGGTGCGCTGGTGGCCCAGCTGGGGCGGCACGCGGTGCAGCTGCTGGAGGCCGAGGATCCGGAGGGGGCGGCGGAGGGTCCGGCAGGGGCCGATTCCCGGTCGGCTCCGCCTGCGTCTCCCGCGCCTCCCGCGTCTGTGCCCGGCCGGCCCGCGCCCGGCCCCGGGGGGGACGGTACGCCCGACCCCGCCCCCGCGTGGATCCACAAGCAGACCCCCGCACCCGGCTCGCCCCCGGGCACGCCCCCGCGCCCGGCTCCTCCCCCGAGCACGCGCCCGCCTCCGACGACGCCTCCGCGCCGCCCCCGCCCGGGGACCCGCGCCCCAACGGCGGCGGACCGGGGGTCAACCACCTGCCCACCATGGTCGCCCCGGGCCAGACGCCCCCGCCGGGTGCGCCCCCGGTCCACCCGGCGTACGGCTACCCGCAGCAGCACCCGCAGCCCTCCGCCTACGGCCATCCGCAGCAGCCCGGCGCCGGTGCCTGGCCCGGTTCCGGGCAGCCGTACAACCCGTACGCGGGCGGCGTCGGCTCGACCCCGCCGTACGGCCCGCCGCCGATGGGCTCGACCCCGCCGTACGGACCCGGCGGCATTCCGCCGCGGGAGCCGCGCCAGAGCGGCCGGTCCACGGCACTCCTCGTGGTGA
- the recR gene encoding recombination mediator RecR, translated as MYEGVVQDLIDELGRLPGVGPKSAQRIAFHILQAEPTDVRRLAQALLEVKAKVRFCATCGNVAQEELCAVCRDPRRDQSVICVVEEPKDVVAIERTREFRGRYHVLGGAISPIEGVGPDDLRIRELLARLADGTVTELILATDPNLEGEATATYLARMIKPMGLKVTRLASGLPVGGDLEYADEVTLGRAFEGRRLLDV; from the coding sequence TTGTACGAAGGCGTGGTCCAGGACCTGATCGACGAGCTGGGGCGGCTGCCCGGCGTCGGTCCCAAGAGCGCGCAGCGGATCGCCTTCCACATCCTGCAGGCCGAGCCGACGGACGTACGGCGCCTGGCCCAGGCGCTCCTGGAGGTGAAGGCGAAGGTCCGCTTCTGCGCGACCTGCGGCAACGTCGCGCAGGAGGAGCTGTGCGCGGTCTGCCGCGACCCCCGCCGCGACCAGTCGGTCATCTGCGTGGTCGAGGAGCCCAAGGACGTCGTCGCGATCGAGCGCACCCGTGAGTTCCGGGGCCGCTACCACGTCCTCGGCGGCGCGATCAGCCCGATCGAGGGCGTGGGCCCCGACGATCTCCGGATACGGGAACTCCTGGCCCGCCTGGCCGACGGAACGGTCACCGAACTGATCCTGGCCACGGACCCCAATCTCGAAGGCGAGGCGACGGCCACGTACCTCGCCCGCATGATCAAACCCATGGGCCTCAAGGTCACCCGCCTGGCCAGCGGCCTCCCGGTGGGTGGCGACCTGGAATACGCGGACGAGGTCACGCTCGGCCGCGCCTTCGAGGGGAGACGACTCCTAGATGTCTGA
- a CDS encoding SURF1 family protein — MYRFLLTPRWWGINVFVLLSIPFCIFMGSWQLGRFEARVQDHRAATEQASSGRSEAARPLAELLPVDKSTSGKRATATGRYDKQFLVPGRELDNRSGFYVMTLLRTDSGKALPVVRGWLPGEADSAKAPAPPAGEVTVTGALQASETPGDNGVSAQGGLPSGQTAAISSASLVNLVPYRVYDAWVTLDKGDSGMKAVPATAPDNTGLDLKAFQNLGYTGEWFVFAGFVVFMWFRLLRRELEFARDAALGLVPDEEGVSAPSGV, encoded by the coding sequence GTGTACCGGTTTCTGCTGACACCCCGCTGGTGGGGCATCAACGTCTTCGTGCTGCTCTCCATCCCCTTCTGCATCTTCATGGGGTCGTGGCAGCTGGGCCGGTTCGAGGCGCGGGTGCAGGACCACCGGGCCGCCACCGAGCAGGCCTCCTCGGGCAGGTCGGAGGCGGCCCGGCCGCTGGCCGAGCTGCTGCCCGTCGACAAGAGCACGTCGGGCAAGCGGGCCACCGCCACCGGCCGGTACGACAAGCAGTTCCTGGTGCCCGGCCGGGAACTGGACAACAGGAGCGGCTTCTATGTGATGACGCTGCTGCGCACCGACTCCGGCAAGGCGCTGCCGGTGGTGCGGGGCTGGCTGCCGGGCGAAGCCGACTCGGCGAAAGCACCCGCTCCACCCGCCGGCGAGGTCACCGTCACAGGTGCGCTGCAGGCGTCCGAGACGCCGGGGGACAACGGCGTCAGCGCCCAGGGCGGGCTGCCGTCCGGGCAGACGGCGGCGATCAGCTCGGCGTCACTGGTGAACCTCGTGCCGTACCGGGTGTACGACGCGTGGGTCACGCTCGACAAGGGCGACTCCGGGATGAAGGCCGTGCCCGCGACCGCCCCGGACAACACCGGGCTGGACCTGAAGGCGTTCCAGAATCTCGGCTACACCGGTGAGTGGTTCGTCTTCGCGGGCTTCGTGGTCTTCATGTGGTTCCGGCTGCTGCGCCGCGAGCTGGAGTTCGCCCGGGACGCGGCGCTGGGCCTGGTACCGGACGAGGAGGGCGTCTCCGCCCCGTCCGGCGTCTGA
- a CDS encoding aspartate-semialdehyde dehydrogenase produces the protein MAATGPAVRPTLAVVGATGAVGTVMLQILSQRKDVWGEIRLIASPRSAGRKLAVRGAEVEVVALSEEAFDGVDVAMFDVPDEVAAQWAPIAAAKGVVVVDNSGAFRMDPEVPLVVPEVNPHCARRRPRGIISNPNCTTLSMIVALGALHAEFGLRELVVSSYQAVSGAGRAGVETLRAQLSLVAGTELGTSPGDVRRAVGENTGPFPEPVALNVVPWAGSLREDGWSSEEMKVRDESRKILGLPKLPVAVTCVRVPVITTHSLTVHARFQEEVTVDRAREILATAPGVVLFDDPAAGEFPTPADVVGTDPTWVGRLRRALDDPTALELFVCGDNLRKGAALNTAQIAELVAAEFS, from the coding sequence ATGGCCGCGACCGGTCCGGCCGTACGTCCGACGCTCGCGGTCGTGGGAGCGACCGGGGCCGTCGGTACGGTCATGCTCCAGATCCTGTCCCAGCGCAAGGACGTCTGGGGCGAGATCCGCCTGATCGCCTCCCCGCGCTCGGCCGGCCGCAAGCTGGCCGTGCGTGGCGCGGAGGTCGAGGTGGTGGCCCTGTCGGAGGAGGCCTTCGACGGGGTCGACGTCGCCATGTTCGACGTGCCCGACGAGGTCGCCGCGCAGTGGGCGCCGATCGCCGCGGCCAAGGGCGTGGTGGTGGTCGACAACTCCGGCGCCTTCCGGATGGACCCGGAGGTGCCGCTCGTGGTGCCCGAGGTCAATCCGCACTGCGCGCGTCGCCGGCCGCGCGGCATCATCTCCAACCCCAACTGCACGACCCTGTCGATGATCGTCGCCCTGGGCGCGCTGCACGCCGAGTTCGGGCTGCGCGAGCTGGTGGTGTCGTCGTACCAGGCGGTGAGCGGGGCGGGGCGCGCCGGTGTCGAGACGCTGCGGGCCCAGCTGTCCCTGGTGGCCGGTACGGAGCTGGGGACCAGCCCCGGTGACGTACGCCGGGCCGTCGGGGAGAACACCGGGCCGTTCCCGGAGCCGGTCGCGCTGAACGTCGTACCGTGGGCCGGGTCGCTCAGGGAGGACGGCTGGTCGTCGGAGGAGATGAAGGTGCGGGACGAGTCCCGCAAGATCCTCGGACTGCCGAAGCTGCCGGTGGCCGTGACCTGTGTGCGCGTGCCGGTGATCACCACGCACTCCCTCACCGTCCACGCCCGCTTCCAGGAAGAGGTCACCGTCGACCGCGCCCGCGAGATCCTCGCCACGGCGCCCGGTGTCGTCCTCTTCGACGATCCGGCCGCCGGTGAGTTCCCCACCCCCGCCGATGTGGTGGGGACCGACCCGACCTGGGTCGGGCGGCTGCGGCGGGCGCTGGACGACCCCACCGCGCTCGAACTCTTCGTATGCGGGGACAACCTGCGCAAAGGTGCCGCGCTGAACACCGCGCAGATCGCGGAACTGGTGGCGGCGGAGTTCTCGTGA
- a CDS encoding DUF5063 domain-containing protein yields the protein MSDATLHATTQNPDDFAVQIADQVESFLVAVSEVARGDEPDSAVPFLLLEVSQLLLAGGRLGAHEDIVPDERYEPDPGFEPDVDELRENLARLLEPVDVYSEVFDPYEPRKASVPARISDDLADVITDLRHGMAHYRAGRTTEALWWWQFSYFSNWGSTASATLRALHSVLAHVRLNQPLEELNGLDTDQSMGDDTLEFEAGKVMEQEIAGPLGMRQGQ from the coding sequence ATGTCTGACGCCACGCTGCACGCCACGACGCAGAACCCGGACGACTTCGCGGTCCAGATCGCGGATCAGGTCGAGAGTTTCCTGGTGGCCGTCTCGGAGGTCGCGAGGGGCGACGAGCCGGACTCGGCGGTCCCCTTCCTCCTGCTGGAGGTCTCGCAGCTGCTCCTGGCCGGCGGCCGGCTCGGCGCGCACGAGGACATCGTCCCCGACGAGCGCTACGAGCCCGATCCCGGTTTCGAGCCGGACGTGGACGAACTCCGGGAGAACCTGGCCCGCCTCCTGGAGCCGGTCGACGTCTACTCGGAGGTCTTCGACCCCTACGAGCCCCGCAAGGCCTCCGTCCCGGCCCGTATCTCCGACGACCTCGCCGACGTCATCACCGACCTCCGCCACGGCATGGCCCACTACCGCGCGGGCCGCACCACCGAGGCCCTGTGGTGGTGGCAGTTCTCCTACTTCTCCAACTGGGGCTCCACGGCCTCGGCCACCCTGCGCGCCCTGCACTCCGTCCTCGCCCACGTCCGCCTCAACCAGCCCCTGGAGGAGCTGAACGGCCTGGACACCGACCAGAGCATGGGCGACGACACCCTGGAGTTCGAGGCGGGCAAGGTGATGGAGCAGGAGATCGCCGGCCCCCTGGGCATGCGCCAGGGCCAGTGA
- a CDS encoding YbaB/EbfC family nucleoid-associated protein, with protein sequence MIPGGGQPNMQQLLQQAQKMQQDLAKAQEELANTEVDGQSGGGLVKATVTGSGELRGLVIDPKAVDPEDIETLADLIVAAVQAANENAQTLQQQKLGPLAQGLGGGSGIPGLPF encoded by the coding sequence GTGATCCCCGGTGGTGGCCAGCCCAATATGCAGCAGCTGCTCCAGCAGGCCCAGAAGATGCAGCAGGACCTGGCGAAGGCCCAGGAAGAACTGGCGAACACGGAGGTCGACGGTCAGTCGGGCGGGGGTCTCGTGAAGGCCACGGTCACCGGCTCCGGCGAGCTGCGCGGACTCGTGATCGACCCGAAGGCCGTGGACCCGGAGGACATCGAGACCCTCGCCGACCTGATCGTCGCGGCCGTCCAGGCGGCCAACGAGAACGCGCAGACCCTCCAGCAGCAGAAGCTCGGCCCGCTGGCCCAGGGTCTCGGCGGCGGCAGCGGCATCCCCGGCCTGCCTTTCTAA
- a CDS encoding SLATT domain-containing protein — protein sequence MGQPEMQPEGPPQDGRGEGAAGLRPGDLTGRMFPPGDWGEPAERLDELYRWVERGALETAAWYLADRVWKRRGARALRAGTATGAVCGSVLPLLDLTGVLGGGAPWGYLALMVAVACAGVDRFFGVTSGWIRDVATAQAVQRRLQVLQFDWASECVREVLGPAEGTASEATERCLGVLRRFSEDVTELVRVETADWMVEFRTGSAPLGIQAAVAGSGGRGESGGLPGRFPLPPGAGARPNMPRQRPPEPR from the coding sequence GTGGGTCAGCCGGAGATGCAGCCCGAGGGTCCGCCTCAGGACGGGCGGGGCGAGGGGGCGGCCGGGCTGCGGCCGGGCGATCTGACCGGGCGGATGTTTCCGCCCGGGGACTGGGGGGAGCCGGCCGAGCGGCTGGACGAGCTGTACCGGTGGGTGGAGCGGGGGGCTCTGGAGACGGCGGCCTGGTACCTCGCGGACCGGGTGTGGAAGCGGCGCGGGGCGCGGGCGCTGCGGGCGGGGACGGCCACGGGGGCCGTGTGCGGGAGCGTGCTGCCGCTGCTGGATCTGACCGGGGTGCTCGGTGGGGGTGCGCCGTGGGGGTATCTGGCGCTGATGGTCGCGGTGGCGTGTGCCGGTGTCGACCGGTTCTTCGGGGTCACGTCGGGGTGGATAAGGGACGTGGCCACCGCGCAGGCCGTGCAGCGGCGGTTGCAGGTGTTGCAGTTCGACTGGGCGTCGGAGTGTGTGCGGGAGGTTCTGGGGCCGGCCGAGGGCACGGCGAGTGAGGCCACCGAGCGGTGTCTGGGGGTGCTGCGGAGGTTCTCCGAGGACGTGACGGAGTTGGTGCGGGTGGAGACTGCCGACTGGATGGTGGAGTTCCGGACGGGGTCCGCGCCGTTGGGGATCCAGGCGGCCGTGGCCGGGTCCGGGGGGCGGGGGGAGTCGGGGGGGTTGCCTGGGCGGTTCCCGTTGCCGCCGGGGGCCGGCGCCCGGCCCAACATGCCTCGGCAGCGGCCGCCGGAGCCGCGATAG